Proteins co-encoded in one Stenotrophomonas maltophilia genomic window:
- a CDS encoding c-type cytochrome, translating into MRPQPLAACLALAVLLPLGAAAQPASAPATPAPAAAPAAAPPATAPTGNFDNGRVLAYTCQGCHGITGYKNAYPSYRVPKIGGQTQQYLAQALTEYRQGKRRHPTMQAQSMSFSEQEIADLSVYLSTVK; encoded by the coding sequence ATGCGCCCGCAGCCGCTCGCCGCTTGTCTCGCTCTGGCCGTCCTCCTGCCCCTTGGGGCCGCCGCACAGCCCGCTTCTGCTCCTGCCACACCGGCCCCGGCCGCGGCTCCCGCCGCTGCGCCACCGGCCACCGCCCCCACCGGCAATTTCGACAATGGCCGCGTGCTGGCTTACACCTGCCAGGGGTGCCACGGCATCACCGGCTACAAGAACGCCTACCCCAGTTACCGGGTGCCGAAGATCGGCGGCCAGACCCAGCAGTACCTGGCCCAGGCCCTGACCGAGTACCGCCAGGGCAAGCGCCGGCATCCGACGATGCAGGCGCAGTCGATGAGTTTCAGCGAACAGGAGATCGCCGATCTCTCTGTTT
- a CDS encoding efflux RND transporter periplasmic adaptor subunit, which translates to MSHPTFLSGRRSGICAAALLISTSLLLGGCAAGPNSEAKAAESKDEKKVDAVPVEVAVASHRAVAASYTGTAALEPRAESQVVAKTSGVALAVLVEEGQRVSAGQPLVRLDPDRARLAVAQSEAQMRKLENDYQRAQKLVVQQLVSAASVDQLRYDLENVRAQYRLATLELSYTTVVAPISGVIASRSIKTGNFVQINTPIFRIVDNSRLEATLNVPERELATLRAGQPVTLAADALPGQSFTGTVDRIAPVVDSGSGTFRVVSAFDGAAHALQPGMFGRIRIDYDQRADALVVPRLALLDDGEPAVFRVRAGKVARVAVKLGYAEGPWVEIREGLAAGDQVVTAGKVALRDGTTVQVIADPKAKTVAAAGAPAAKQADKAGSTE; encoded by the coding sequence ATGTCGCACCCAACCTTCCTGTCCGGCCGCCGCAGCGGAATCTGCGCTGCCGCACTGCTGATCTCCACCTCCCTGCTGCTGGGCGGTTGCGCCGCAGGGCCCAATTCCGAAGCCAAGGCCGCCGAAAGCAAAGACGAGAAGAAGGTCGATGCGGTGCCGGTGGAAGTGGCCGTGGCCAGCCATCGCGCGGTTGCGGCCAGCTACACCGGTACCGCCGCACTGGAGCCGCGCGCCGAATCGCAGGTGGTCGCCAAGACCTCCGGCGTGGCGCTGGCGGTGCTGGTAGAGGAGGGCCAGCGGGTCAGCGCCGGCCAGCCGCTGGTGCGCCTGGACCCGGACCGCGCACGCCTGGCCGTGGCGCAGAGCGAGGCGCAGATGCGCAAGCTGGAAAACGACTATCAGCGTGCACAGAAACTGGTTGTGCAGCAGCTGGTCAGTGCGGCCAGCGTCGACCAGCTGCGCTACGACCTGGAAAACGTCCGCGCGCAGTACCGCCTGGCCACGCTGGAACTGTCCTACACCACGGTGGTGGCGCCGATTTCCGGCGTGATCGCGTCGCGTTCGATCAAGACCGGCAACTTCGTGCAGATCAACACGCCAATCTTCCGCATCGTCGACAACTCGCGGCTGGAAGCCACGCTCAACGTGCCCGAGCGCGAACTGGCCACCCTGCGCGCCGGCCAGCCGGTGACGCTGGCGGCCGACGCGCTGCCCGGGCAGAGCTTCACCGGCACCGTCGATCGCATCGCACCGGTGGTCGATTCGGGCAGCGGCACGTTTCGCGTGGTCAGCGCCTTCGACGGCGCTGCGCATGCGTTGCAGCCGGGCATGTTCGGGCGCATCCGCATTGATTACGACCAGCGCGCAGATGCCCTGGTGGTGCCACGCCTGGCACTGCTCGACGACGGCGAACCTGCCGTGTTCCGGGTGCGCGCAGGCAAGGTCGCACGCGTGGCGGTCAAGCTGGGTTACGCCGAAGGGCCGTGGGTGGAGATCCGTGAGGGCCTGGCGGCCGGTGATCAGGTGGTCACCGCCGGCAAGGTCGCGCTGCGCGATGGCACCACGGTGCAGGTGATCGCTGATCCGAAGGCGAAGACGGTGGCAGCGGCAGGTGCGCCGGCGGCCAAGCAGGCAGACAAGGCCGGGAGCACGGAATGA